A single window of Anopheles moucheti chromosome 2, idAnoMoucSN_F20_07, whole genome shotgun sequence DNA harbors:
- the LOC128297841 gene encoding farnesol dehydrogenase-like yields the protein MSANGNNGNNDSNEATPPAPLPSVRLDIADRMKRWHGKVAVVTGASGAIGGAIAIELVKAGMIVCALSRRRDKVEKLRVSLFDVAGTLNYVECDITVEDDIKYAFGWIENTYGGVDMLVNNAGIITKCLLTEKNNTRDLYKTMETNIIGLSLCTREAVKSMKARDVKGHIINVNSIFGHKVHQAVPGTRPLNGMYPASKYAVTAITECIRQELVYLGTGCKVTSISPGLVEGDILSANTSKDNDIVNYMPKLKPEDVAEAVLYAITTPENVQIHELIIKPMGEFL from the exons ATGTCAGCCAATGGTAACAACGGAAATAATGATAGTAATGAGGCCACGCCACCGGCCCCATTGCCATCAGTTAGATTAGATATTGCCGACCGAATGAAACGTTGGCATGGCAAGGTTGCAGTCGTAACAGGCGCCAGCGGTGCAATTGGTGGTGCCATAGCGATAGAACTCGTCAAAGCGGGAATGATCGTATGTGCACTGTCAAGACGGCGTGACAAGGTGGAAAAACTACGTGTTAGCCTGTTTGACGTGGCCGGTACGCTGAATTACGTTGAGTGTGATATTACTGTGGAGGACGACATTAAGTATGCGTTTGGATGGATTGAAAACACGTACGGTGGGGTAGATATGCTGGTGAATAACGCTGGGATCATCACAAAATGCTTGCTAACagagaaaaacaatacaagGGATCTTTATAAGACGATGGAAACGAACATCATTGGATTATCCCTGTGCACAAGGGAAGCCGTCAAATCGATGAAAGCCCGCGATGTGAAGGGTCACATAATTAACGTAAACAGCATATTTGGTCATAAAGTGCACCAAGCCGTTCCAGGAACGCGTCCATTAAATGGAATGTACCCGGCATCGAAATATGCAGTCACGGCCATTACAGAATGCATTAGACAAGAGCTTGTTTACTTAGGCACTGGTTGTAAAGTTACG AGTATCAGTCCTGGCTTAGTGGAAGGTGACATTCTATCCGCAAACACCTCGAAGGACAATGACATTGTGAACTACATGCCAAAATTAAAGCCTGAAGATGTGGCCGAAGCAGTACTTTATGCTATCACTACACCAGAAAATGTGCAA ATTCACGAGCTGATTATCAAGCCGATGGGCGAATTCCTGTAA